The following DNA comes from Suncus etruscus isolate mSunEtr1 chromosome 12, mSunEtr1.pri.cur, whole genome shotgun sequence.
TCAATCTTTCATTGGCCATATGGAATCATATTCAGTACTTTCAAAtactaaaaatacagaaatatgactCTATCCAGCAAACCAAATACAAGAAAAGTTAAACTTGCTCCTTATTATGACCGAAGACCACAAAATGTACCCAAtgattctcattttaaaaatttactgatAAAATTAACACAAGAAAATACTGTTGGGGTGATAGGACATTTGAAAATAAGTCAATTTTTCTagacaaaaaaaatcatcctatgatcctaaaaataaatgttacttctatttcacacacacacacacacacacacacacacacacacacacacacacaacaacttGTGCATAACAAAACTTTTTGTAGCCAATGGACTTAAAAACAACTGAACTGCAGATAATCCTGTtgtaatgaaaaaaatgtaataaaaccaTTAtgagagcaaaacaaaaatagtcttTAAGTGGTTAAATTGCATAAACTGAAGGTTTCAGATAATTTGGGGAAAATCAACAAAAAAGTAATAACCACTATAGCCAGGAGGACCAGACCAGAACCAATCATCCAACCATAGTTTCCCTGCACACATCATGATCTGCTTTCCCTCTGTAGGAAGTACCACAATGAAGGACAGAGAGGCCCACAAACAGATACTATTTGAAAGGCAATTTTGATGGCTTACGTAGAAATGACCCCTCGTGTGTAGCAATACAACCGGGGCTCTACTGGTGATAAGCCTGTCTATGCAAAAGTGAGTTTGCAGCCGACTAGCATTTTAAATGAACATTTTGCAATCGAGACCAAATATCAATCATTTCTTGAGGTTTTCTACTATGGACTAACATCAGGTTGAGATAGGAACAAATGTTATTCTTGTTCTTCTCTTCTATGTCAAAGGTCTTAAAGCCGTCATGTTTCTCTGGAACGAGGCCAAGTTTCTGAAGGCACATTCCAGTATAAACGTCATCGATGGGGTAGAGAAGGACCCGGTCGGTGACATTGTAGAGCCTCAAGGCCAGGGACCCCGAGAGGAGGAACCCCCCTCCTCCCGCATAAGGCGGGTAGACGCCGGTGTAAACAACTTCGGGGATGTAGTACTTCAGTTTCTTATTCCGATGAGGTCCAGCATTGTGGATCACGTCACCTATAAACAAATCTTTGGCTTTCTTCTGGGATAAGCTATTCAAGTAATTCAGGATATGGTGGGTGTTCACAAAGACGTCGTCGTCGCCCTTGAAAATGAACTCTGCGTCAGGGCAGGAGGAGCTCATCCACCTGAGGAAGAGCACTTCCTTCAGAGACAGGTTGAAGAAAGTGTCTCTGTAGTTCCACAGGAGAATGTCCTGATGCTTCTCACTCTCGTATTTCAGCATGTAGGACAGGTCAGGGTGGTTGTCCTCGGGGGGTGTCTGGCCCAGCAAGAAGACCCGCACCACGGTGTGGTTTCCCCCATGGGTTTCTCGGCCCCAGGATTCCCGAATGGCCTGCCTTCGAGCAAAATGAGACGTGAGGGACTTAATGGCCAGCAACAGGAAGGGTTTCTTTGCACACTTATTTGGTTGGTCGATAAGCAGGGAGTAATTTCGACATCTCAGATACAGCAGGAAGTCTTTAAATCTGTCCGGCAAACTGTTGAAACCTGCAACGATGGATGTGACCTTCAAGTCAGGTTCACAGTAATTCAGGTGGCTGATATTAGACGACCCCAAGGCGTCCCCCGTCTGGTTGGCGAACATGTTCAAGATAGGATTGTACATCCTGTTGAGCTTTTCTTGTTCTCTATTCCAATAGGCGGCAGGAGGCTCAGATATCTTCCAGAACTTTTCCTTGGGTATTATGACTTCCCCCTTTGCATTTTTCTCTTGGTTGCTACTTTTGGAGACTTCCACaatcaaataaatgaagacatTTACCATCATCAGGATACCCAACAACTTTACTCTTCGACGTCCAACACTCATTTCTCATAtctaaaataaaagggaggagaCACTGTATTAATGACCAATTTGCATTTACGCACATGTATTCATTTAAGTCACTTGCCTGCTTCTTGATCTCTGTTAGCCCTGgaatcagtttattttatttttgggtttggtaGCACATATAGtttagggaccatgtggtgccaaagacTGAACATGAGCCTCTTAATGCAGTGTGTACTCAAATGACCCTTTtagttctctctctggccccaaactctgGCCTCGAGTTGATACTAGATTACTAGATTTGCACTATTACCAAGGCTCAATTCATGACCCTTTCatctgaaatcttttttttttttttggtttttgggccacacccagcaacgttcaggggttactcctggctctacgctcagaaatccagaaatcgctccgggcagcctcaggggattcgaaccaccatccttctgcatgcaaggcaaatgccctacctccatgctatctctctggcccctcatccgaATTCTTTTACATGTCTTGATGACACTATTGATACTGGGCCCTTATctataaaaaaaagagataatgacCCACTCCAAAAGATGTTGGTAAGGCTGCATGTATGCATGCACGTatgtgtacatacacacacaacagcCCTATAATAAACATTGCGTGACTGCTGAGTAGCTGTTTTGGACACTCCAGGCCAGATGTTTACTGAATTATCACACAGGTGTTGGACTTCCTCACTTACAAAGACACCCAAATCTGTGTACTGCAAACTTAATGGCTCACAACTCACAACAAATACAATAATATTGTGATTTAGCACACAGAGTATATAGCAACACAGAATTCACTAATTTCACATTTATTCCATTCATTGTTCAAAACACAATGGTCTCAACCCTGAATGGTTTTTTGACCCAACATTTTCAGATGAGGAAACCATGGGACTAGAGAGATCGTACACAAATAACATCCTTGTCATGCATGTATCTggactaggttcaattcccaatgctACATACCTGTCAGGATCccttagtatagagccaggaataatccctgagcataagcagccatggcacaaaaaaaaaaaatactcgaaacaata
Coding sequences within:
- the B3GNT2 gene encoding N-acetyllactosaminide beta-1,3-N-acetylglucosaminyltransferase 2, whose protein sequence is MSVGRRRVKLLGILMMVNVFIYLIVEVSKSSNQEKNAKGEVIIPKEKFWKISEPPAAYWNREQEKLNRMYNPILNMFANQTGDALGSSNISHLNYCEPDLKVTSIVAGFNSLPDRFKDFLLYLRCRNYSLLIDQPNKCAKKPFLLLAIKSLTSHFARRQAIRESWGRETHGGNHTVVRVFLLGQTPPEDNHPDLSYMLKYESEKHQDILLWNYRDTFFNLSLKEVLFLRWMSSSCPDAEFIFKGDDDVFVNTHHILNYLNSLSQKKAKDLFIGDVIHNAGPHRNKKLKYYIPEVVYTGVYPPYAGGGGFLLSGSLALRLYNVTDRVLLYPIDDVYTGMCLQKLGLVPEKHDGFKTFDIEEKNKNNICSYLNLMLVHSRKPQEMIDIWSRLQNVHLKC